A genomic stretch from Thalassophryne amazonica chromosome 18, fThaAma1.1, whole genome shotgun sequence includes:
- the LOC117530621 gene encoding SUN domain-containing protein 1-like encodes MSRRSLHLRTSANCGNEGMLDRSLPHSSASYSVGGPSWRSTKSLKSRRSHTVSCSESLLHQHTPCKHNSSLHSVASDASLLSSLLDESSIQETTLVEGLLGLDQEDDHKESTVLADQNSVISRSHGSCLKHAGQTQAPALSKKYCKDCEPHSDRKEECTASAAAFSSGPTDSEHSFIYSQDKRHKRMTAHSYRGGVMNLKTTSQDSHPTTSLWRTAAEVFKWFRKQWHHMTNRFLLIGCFLRLLLVLVSLLLFSICWCHLTVRTVDEPKVLQTESLHSEPPTTDVPAGTQQDKNPVMDGSVRLAGLEQSLQALWESVIASGRQVEEKHSEMSQLQHRLQQQLLSAQSTIKDLKPWLASQLGQQLHHLRGQLSKERIQREQIRQRDLLMQQQWMSCLDQLELQLRRMEEIESSRREASTVSLETLHTTDGVCVDRQSHDALLAEVKQLKAALEDMKEALHRVSELQDDGSLDRIQQTISAQVHEEVWGLIYGNQLMLEGGAAGDPHSLPESFLQWLSQHYVSRVDLQASVASLKLNIIENISLYLERHQDEGTVRDTVVQTTTGGAVTEEEVHVIVKNALRLFSEDRTGLADYALESGGGSILTTLSSETYKSRAALISLFGIPLGYFYHTPRTVIQPDVYPGNCWAFRGSSGFLAIRLSMMIIPTAFSMEHLPKALAPGDTYHSAPRQFSVYGLDDDSQEEGKLLGSYTYDVEGEAVQTYPTSEENSRAYQIIKVQVLSNWGSEDYTCMYRFRVHGTPSGQ; translated from the exons ATGTCACGGCGCAGCCTTCACCTCCGCACATCTGCCAACTGTGGCAATGAAGGCATGCTTGACCGCAGCCTGCCACACAGCAGTGCCTCCTACAGTGTGGGAGGACCCAGCTGGAGAAGCACGAA gTCACTGAAGTCGCGGCGTTCTCACACAGTCTCTTGCTCAGAGTCTCTACTCCATCAACACACTCCATGCAAACACAACAGCAGCCTTCACAGTGTGGCCTCAGACGCCTCGCTGCTGTCCTCACTACTAGACGAGTCCAGTATCCAGGAAACCACTCTGGTTGAAGGATTATTAG GTTTGGACCAGGAGGATGATCATAAAG AAAGCACTGTGCTTGCAGACCAGAACTCTGTGATTAGCCGTTCACATGGAAGCTGTCTGAAACATGCGGGTCAGACCCAGGCCCCCGCGCTTAGCAAAAAGTACTGCAAAGACTGCGAGCCTCATTCTGACAGAAAGGAGGAATGCACCGCTTCAGCTGCAGCCTTCTCATCAGGACCCACAGACTCCGAACATTCCTTCATCTACAGCCAGGACAAGAGGCACAAGAGGATGACAG CTCACAGTTACCGTGGAGGGGTCATGAACCTGAAGACCACAAGCCAGGACAGTCATCCCACCACATCTCTAT GGCGGACAGCAGCTGAAGTCTTCAAGTGGTTCAGAAAACAATGGCATCACATGACCAATAGGTTCCTTCTGATTGG GTGTTTCCTCAGACTTCTTCTGGTTCTGGTTTCACTGCTTCTCTTCA GTATTTGCTGGTGTCATCTGACAGTCAGAACTGTGGACGAACCCAAAGTTCtacagacagagtctcttcacagtGAACCTCCAACCACAGACGTGCCGGCAGGAACCCAG CAAGACAAAAACCCAGTGATGGATGGCTCTGTGCGGCTCGCCGGTCTGGAGCAGAGTCTGCAGGCACTGTGGGAGTCAGTGATTGCAAGTGGGCGGCAAGTGGAGGAGAAGCACAGCGAGATGTCCCAGCTGCAGCACCGCCTCCAGCAGCAGCTCCTCTCTGCCCAGAGTACCATCAAGGACCTCAAACCCTGGCTAGCCAGCCAGCTGGGCCAACAGCTGCATCACCTTAGAGGCCAACTGTCTAAGGAGAGAATCCAGCGGGAGCAG ATTCGACAGCGGGATCTGCTGATGCAGCAGCAATGGATGTCTTGTCTGGACCAGTTGGAGCTGCAGCTGCGCCGCATGGAG GAGATTGAGTCAAGTCGGCGTGAAGCTTCAACGGTCTCACTTGAAACTCTTCACACTACTGATGG TGTTTGTGTGGATCGTCAGTCCCATGATGCTTTGCTGGCAGAGGTGAAGCAGCTGAAGGCGGCTCTGGAAGACATGAAGGAGGCTCTTCACAGAGTTTCTGAGCTTCAGGATGATGGCAGCCTGGATAGAATCCAGCAGACG ATTTCTGCTCAGGTCCATGAGGAGGTCTGGGGTCTGATCTACGGCAACCAGTTGATGTTGGAGGGCGGGGCCGCAGGAGATCCCCACTCCCTGCCGGAGTCCTTTTTGCAGTGGCTGTCACAGCATTATGTGAGCAGGGTGGACCTGCAGGCTTCGGTGGCCTCACTTAAGCTCAACATCATCGAGAACATCAGCCTTTACCTGGAACGGCACCAGGATGAGGGAACAGTCAGAGACACTGTTGTGCAAACCACCACCGGGGGCGCTGTCACTGAGGAG GAAGTCCATGTCATCGTGAAGAATGCTCTGCGACTGTTTTCCGAGGACCGTACCGGTCTGGCTGACTACGCCCTGGAGTCTGGAG ggggcagcattctAACGACTCTGTCCTCTGAGACCTATAAGTCGAGGGCGGCCCTGATCAGTCTCTTCGGTATTCCTCTTGGTTATTTCTACCACACACCTCGAACTGTTATCCAG CCGGACGTGTATCCAGGAAATTGCTGGGCCTTCAGAGGATCCAGCGGCTTCTTGGCGATCCGCCTCTCCATGATGATCATCCCCACCGCCTTCTCCATGGAGCACCTCCCCAAAGCCCTGGCTCCCGGCGACACGTACCACAGCGCCCCGCGACAGTTCAGCGTTTAT GGTCTGGATGATGACAGCCAGGAAGAGGGAAAGCTCCTGGGCAGTTACACCTACGATGTGGAAGGAGAGGCAGTCCAGACCTACCCGACCTCT GAGGAGAACAGCCGAGCCTACCAGATCATCAAGGTCCAGGTGTTGTCCAACTGGGGCAGTGAGGACTATACGTGCATGTACCGCTTCAGAGTGCACGGGACACCCAGTGGCCAGTGA